The following nucleotide sequence is from Bacillota bacterium.
CCACACTGGAACCTGGCAATCCCATTCCCCGGAAGGAGATGGCAGTGATACTGGCCAGGGCAGCTGGACTGGATGAGCCGCCGGAAGGCAGTACCGGCTGGTACCCGGACCTTGGCGGGCTCACCGACCTTGAGACAGACTATGTGCTTGCCTGCACTGAGGCTGGGCTGCTGGAGGGCTATGAGGACGGTACCTTCCGGCCCAACGGCTATCTTACCAGGGCTGAGGCCAGCACCGTCATGGTTCGCCTCACAGGGATGGGAGGGCCCGACATATTCGTGGCCTTCCCTAGAAGCGGGAACTCGTTCAATCCCTCAGAACCCCTTCTGGTGATGGGGACAGCCCGCACCTTCGAGGGGAACGTACTCATCCAGCTTCTGGATGGGGAAACGCAGCTGGATACCACCTTTGTCACGGCCACAGAGGGCATGGGGTGGGGGGTTTTCGCCGCCCTGGCGCCTTGGCCGGAGGGCCAAGCCCCATCGAAACCCAAGGTTAGGGTGTTCTGGGAGAGCCCGCAGGATGGAAGGGATCTAAGCAGCGTGCTAATCCCCCTGACCGTTGATTGATATATCGCTGACAGAAGCCCCCGGTCGACCGGCCCCCCGCCCGCCTGGCCGGGGGCTTCTCGTAATCAGGGAGGCACCACCTGAAGGATGCTGGGCAGGGGGGCGCGAAGTGGAGAGTGTGGGAAAAACGACGGGAGGTGTTCCTGGTGAGGCTTGAAGGAATCTACGCACCCATCCCCACCCCCTTCAAGGAGGAGAAAATACACTACCCAGCGCTCGAGGAGAACCTTGCGGCGTGGGGAGACAGCAGGCTAGCTGGTCTCGTGGTCTTGGGTTCAAACGGAGAGTTCGTCCTCTTGGAGGAGGACGAGAAGGTGGAGCTGGTGGGCTTCGTACGCAGGCACTACCCGAGACCGGTGGCGGCGGGAACTGGGTGCGAGTCAACCCAAGCCACCATCCGGCTCACCCGTCGCTGCGCCGACGTTGGAGCCGACGCAGCCCTGGTAGTCAACCCGTGCTACTACAAGGGGAGCATGACAGACTCGGCACTGAGAGCATTCTACACGGATGTGGCCGAGGCCTCGCCGGTACCCGTCATACTCTACAACATGCCCAGGAACACCGGCATAAACCTTTCTGCCTCGCTGGTCAAGGAGCTCTCCAGCCACCCCAACATCATAGGAATAAAG
It contains:
- a CDS encoding dihydrodipicolinate synthase family protein encodes the protein MRLEGIYAPIPTPFKEEKIHYPALEENLAAWGDSRLAGLVVLGSNGEFVLLEEDEKVELVGFVRRHYPRPVAAGTGCESTQATIRLTRRCADVGADAALVVNPCYYKGSMTDSALRAFYTDVAEASPVPVILYNMPRNTGINLSASLVKELSSHPNIIGIKDSSGNISQIAELISGSAPGFSVFAGSGSFLYASLCLGATGGTLAVANVLPTQCDDILALCAQGQHEEARKAQMRILEANAAVTTRWGVAGLKAAMDLLGLYGGNPRKPLLPLAQEARLELRAILQRAGVL